The nucleotide window GCATCAGCTTGACCTCACAGGGATCGACATTTTCTTTTTGTGAAGCAAACAGGGTTTCAAAATAGGGATACTCCCTGACCAGAAACCCTTTCCGTTTGGCGGTTTCCAGGTGAAGCCGGTGAAAAACCGGCAGCGCTCTGGTGGAAGCGACATGCACCCTCACCCCTTTTCTGGCGGCCAGTCGGATGTTGTACCGTGTTTTGCTTTTCATGCGTGACAGCATCCTGTCTTCGGTACCATCGATGTCGATGATGTATGAATCCGCCACGGTCATGTCCACGGGCGTTTTTCTGAAATTCCAGCGCCTGGTTCCGAAATTCATGCGGATTTCCCGGATTCTTTCTTCGGGAACCTCATGGGCCGGATTCTGATCCAGAATGTCTGTGTAAGGCGACTCCCAGGGAAGGTCATATCGAATGAATGCCACATCTGAATTCATCTGATCCATAATAGACTCGGACAACGATTCAAGATACGACCCATAGTTTTCCCGGCAAGGCCCGAATTCAGGTCCCTGGGGAATATATGCGGCATAGATCCCGTCTTTCAACGGTTTGAACAGCACCAGCATATCTTTTCCAGACTCCTGGTCCTCGATGTCATAGGCACACGGCTGCCAACCCAGCCGGGCTTTGACTTCTGCCCAGTATTCAGTTTGAAAAATAATATCTGTGGGCAACAGATGGGTCACTTTTTTGGGTGTCACGGACAACTGCATTCATGGTCACCTTGTTATGTCATTTTTGTTTCATCTTTAATTGCGCGGCACAGAGAGTAACAATTAAATCTTGACATTTAAATACCACAAGGTGATATTAATTTTTTTTTCAATCCATGACCAACCTGTGATGAGGAAACCATGAATCAACCACTTCATTTTGATACCCGGGCCATTCACGAAGGGATCAAAGACCATGACTGGGAAGGGGCCACATTGCCGCCCATTTTCCAGACCGCAGCCCATTTTCATGACACGGCCGCCGATCTGGGCCAAACCTTTGCCGGAGAGCGGTCCGACCATATCTACATGCGCCTGACCAACCCCACCAACCGGTTCCTGGAGGAACGCCTGGCCTCTCTGGAATCAGGACAAGCCTCCGTGGTCACGGCGTCGGGCATGGCCGCCATCAGCAACGCCTGCATGACACTTCTGCGGGCCGGCGATGAATTTGTGGCTTCATCTTCTTTGTTCATGTCCACCTATGCCCTGTTCACCAATATCTTCAAAAAATACGGCATCACCGTGCGCCTGGCCGATCCGTTGAACCTGGAGGATATTGCCGCACAGATCACGGACAAGACCCGGTTCATCTATATGGAAACCATCACCAACCCGGGCATGGAAATCCCGGACCTCAAACAGATCGCGGATTTGGCCCATGACAAAGGGGTGCCACTGATGGTGGACAACACCCTGTCCTCCCCGTGGTTGTGCCGGCCCATCGAGCTGGGAGCCGATATCGTGGTGCACTCCACCACCAAATATTTTTCAGGCCATGGCGCCGCCTTAGGGGGCGTGGTGGTGGATGCCGGAAACTTTGACTGGAACACGGACCGGTTTGCCGATTTTGCCCCGTTTGTGGAACAGAAAGGCAACCTGGCGTTCCTCCACCGCCTGTTCAAGGAACACCATGTCAATTTCGGCACCACAGCAGCCCCGTTTCACTCGTTTCTGACGGTGCTGGGCCTGTCCACCATGGGGGTGCGCATGGAACGGCACATGACCAACGCCGTTCAGGCAGCAACGTTTTTAAGGGACCACCCCAAAGTGACATGGGTCAACTTTGTGGGATTTCCCGACCATCCCTGCCATGGGATGGCCAGAAAGCAATTTGGCGGTAAAGGATTCGGCACCATGCTGACCTTTGGCCTGGCAGACCAGGATGCCTGTTTCCGGCTGGTGGACAATCTGTCCCTGATCCTGAACCTGGCCAATTTAGGTGATTGCAAAACCCTGATTATCCACCCCTACTCGTCCCAGTATGTATCGTTTCCCCGGGAGTTGAAAGACCGGCTGGCTGATCCCTGTCTGCTGCGGTTCTCCGTGGGCATCGAGCACATCGATGATATCTGCGGTGATCTTTCGGCGGCCCTTGAAACGGTGTGACCATGAGTGAGTATATCGATCATGATCAGCACGGGACCACCGTGGGGCCGGTGGAAAAACAATTTTTCACCTTTGCCGGCAAAGAGGACCCGTTCCTTCTGGAAAGCGGGGCTGAGATCCACCCGGTCACCCTGGCCTATGAAACCTGCGGCACCTTGAATGCGGACCGCTCCAACGCCGTGCTGATCCTCCATGCCCTGTCCGGGGATTCCCATGTGGCCGGGTACTACACCCCGGAAGACCCCAAACCCGGGTGGTGGGACATCATGGTGGGGCCGGGCAAAGGCATTGACACGGACAAATATTTCGTGATCTGCACCAATATCCTGGGATCGTGCATGGGCTCCACCGGACCGGCGTCCATCAACCCGGAAACCGGGATCCCCTATGGCACGGATTTCCCTTTGATCACCATCGGGGATATGGTCCGGGCCCAGAAAATTCTGGTGGATCACCTGGGCATCCAAAAACTGCTGGCCGTGGTGGGGGGATCAGTGGGGGGTATGCAGGTGCTGGAATGGTGCGTGCGGTATCCGGACCATGTGGCGTCTGCCGTGGCCCTGGCCACCACCTGCCGGCATTCTGCTTTGGCCATCGCGTTCAACGAGGTGGCAAGGCAGTCCATCATGGCGGATCCCCACTGGTGCAACGGCCATTATTACGGCAAAGCCAAGCCCGGCATGGGGCTGGCCATCGCCCGGATGATCGGACATATCACCTATCTGTCCGATGAATCCATGCGCCTGAAGTTCGGACGAAGGCTCCAGAACAAAAGTGCGCTCAGTTTCGAATTCGGGGCCGAGTTCCAGGTGGAATCCTATCTTCAGTACCAGGGCAGAAAATTCATCGAGCGGTTTGATGCCAACTCGTTTCTCTACATCACCAAGGCGGCGGATTATTTCGACCTGGCAAGAGAACACGGCAAAGGCTCCCTGGTCAAATCGTTTTCAAAGTGTCTGGCCCGGTTTCTGGTGGTGTCCTACACCTCGGACTGGCTGTATCCCACCTATCAGTCCCGAGAAATGGTCACGGCCATGAAAAAGAACAACCTGGATGTCAGCTTCTGTGAAATCGAGGCCCAGTGGGGCCATGACGCATTTCTGCTGCCCAACGACAAACTGAACCACCTGATGACCGGATTTCTAAGGAGGGTGTCCCATGAATCCGCTCCGGTATGATTTACAGATTATCGCCTCCTGGATCACACCCGGGGCAAAGGTCCTGGAACTTGGCTGCGGTGAGGGGGATCTGCTGCTGTGGCTCAGGCAGAACCGCCAGGTAAAGGAACGGGGCATTGAAATCAAGGAGTCCAAAGTGGTCAAATGCATTGAAAAAGGCATTTCCGTGCTCCAGGGGGATATCAACCGGGAGATCATGGATTATCCGGACCAGGCCTTTGATTTTGCCATCTGCTCCCAGACATTGCAGCAGGTGTATGACCCCGTGTTCCTGATCCGGTCCATGCTCAGGGTGGCGGACCAATGTGTGGTCAGTTTCCCCAATTTCGGGCATTACAAAACCCGGATCCAGCTGATGTTCACCGGGTGCGCCCCGGTCACCAAAGAACTGCCCTATGAATGGTATGACACCCCCAATATCCGGGTTCTCAGCCTCAGGGATTTTGAAAATTTCACCCGGCAGGCCGGTTTCAAAATTCTGAAAAAAGCGGCCATTAACACGAAAAATCATCAGATGGAAGGAAAAATCATCACATTTTTACCCAATCTGTCCGCCACTTATGGTATATTTCTGATCGGGCATCAATGACAGTGCCTGACATTCGTGAAAATCATCATACCCTTTTGACAAGGAGACCGCCATGGCATTTCAAGACATTCTGGTAACCACCCCGGCCGATCATGTGGGAACCATCACGTTGAACCGGCCCGAGCAGATGAACACCTTCAGCACCCGCATGGCCCGGGAGCTGAACCAGGCACTGTTGGATCTGGATGCAGATCCCGGGATCCGGGTGATCCTGATCAAAGGAGCGGGCAAAGCGTTCTGCGCCGGCATCGATGTCACGGAACTGGCCGGCAAGACCCCTCTGGAATACCAGGCATGGATCGAAACCATGGAGCAGCCTTTGGTGACCATCTCTAAACTCAACAAACCTGTCATCGCCCAGGTGCACGGTGTGGCCGTGGCCAACGGCATGGGCCTTGCCGCGGCCGCCGACCTGGTCATGGCGGCGGACACCATGCGCATGGGCCTGACGGCCATCAATGTGGGCCTCAACTGCGTGGGTCCCATCATTCCGGTATCCCGGTGCGTGGGCCGGAAAAAAGCCCTGGAGCTCCTGCTGTACGGCGACCTGATCAAGGCTCCGGAAGCCCTGTCTTTAGGCCTGGTGAACAAACTGGTTCCCAAGGAGGACCTGGACAATCAGGCCCTGGCCTGGGCCGCTGAGCTGGCCAAAAAGAGTCCCATCGCGGTGCGCATTGCCAAAACCGCGTTCTACCGGTCCGAAGACCTGCATTACGAAGCCCGGTTCGCCTATATGAACGAAGCCTTTGCCCGGCTGTGCACCACAGACGATGCCAAAGAAGGGGTCTCCGCGTTTTTTGAAAAACGGTCTCCTCAGTGGCAGGAGAAATAAGGAGACGTGATGACACACACAACCGACTGGCATCCAGGCACCCTGCTGGAGTTGTCCGGATATTACTGGAAAACCTGCACCCTTCACGCGGCCGTAAAACTGGATATCTTTACCCTTATCGGCAACGATATCCTGACCGCCCGGGAAATAGCCCAGAAAACAGGATGGGACGACCGGGGGACCACCATGCTCCTGGATGCCCTGGCCGCCATGGCGCTTTTGACCAGAACGGCTTCCGGATATGCCAACACCCCTGCTGCAAACCGGTTTCTTTCAAAGGATTCCGATCAATACATCGGATACATGATCCTGCACCACCATCACCTGGCCGACTCCTGGGTCCGCATGGACGAGGCCGTGACCCAAGGCGGTCCCGTCCGGGAGCAGTCATCGATTTCATCGGACCAATGGCGGGAAGCGTTTTTGATGGGCATGTTCAACAATGCCATGGCCACAGCGCCGGATGTGGCCCAATCCGTGGACCTGTCCGGGTGTAACCGCCTGCTGGATATGGGGGGCGGCCCGGGCACCTATGCCATTCATTTCTGCCGGGCCAATCCGGACCTCACTGCCGTGGTGTTCGATCTTGCCACCACCCGGCCCTTTGCCGAAAAAACCATTGCGCGGTTCGGATTGTCAGACCGGATTCAGTTTGCCGAGGGTGATTACACCACCGGAGACGTTCCCCTGGCACAGGTGTTTGATGCGGCATGGCTGTCCCATGTGCTTCACGGCGAAGGCCCGGAAAAAGCCGCCGAAATCGTGACCCATGCCGCCAAAGCCCTGGTTTCCGGTGGGCAGATGCTCATCCATGACTTCATACTGACAGACACCCGGGACCGGCCGGAGTTCGCTGCCCTGTTTTCTTTGAACATGCTTCTGGGCACGGAATCCGGGCAATCCTACAGCGAATCGGAGATCCGGGAGATGATGACGGCCGCCGGCCTGACGAATATCACGTTGCTGGATTTCACCGGCCCCACCCAGTCCAGGATACTCAAGGGGATGAAATCATAGCCTAAAAAAATATCGTGTCAGTATCACCGTCAAAAAATTTTACCTTGACGTCCCTTGTCCCAGCTATGTAAAAATAAGAAAGGGGTAATCGGCATCCATAATAAAAAGCCCAGGGCACCGAATCTTACGTCAATATGAGACCCGGAAAATGGCTTTCCAATACAAAGGCCAGACATGAAACCGACCAATGAATCAGAACGCCTGATGGAAATTGAACGGCTCCGAAAGCGTATCGGCGAACTGGAAACCCAGGCCGTCTGGACCAGGTCCATCCAGGATCTGCAATTACGTAGAGCCAATCAGCAGTTGACGTCTGCTAATCAGCAACTGAGAGTAACCGAACAGAGCCTGCGCGAAAACGAAGCCCTGTGATGACCCGGACCATCGAAACCAGAGACCCCTACACGGCAGGGCACCAGGAACGGGTTGCCCGCCTTGCCGTGGCCATGGCTGAAGAGATGGGCCTGGAAAAAGATCAGATAGAGGGGATTCACATGGCCGGGCGCATGACTTAGGAAAAATATCCGTGCCTGCGGAAATTCTCAGCAAGCCGGGCAAACTCACCGACATCGAATTTGCCTTGATCAAAACCCATGCCAACACCGGCTATAATATCATTGCCGATATAGAATTTCCCTGGCCCATCGCCCGGATGATTCTGGAGCATCATGAAAAAATGAACGGCACGGGATATCCCCGGGGTCTGTCCGGCGATGAGATCCTTCCTGAATCCCGAATACTCTGTGTGGCCGATGTGGTGGAAGCCATGTCTTCCCACAGGCCCTACCGCCCGGCCTTAGGCCTGGAGATTGCGCTGGAAGAAATTTCCCGGAACCAGGGTGTTCTCTATGACACGGCAGCTGTGGATACCTGCCTGGCATTGTTCAACAATGGCAAATTCCGGTTTGATTGACTAAAATAAGAGGTGAAATCGTGACAGAAAAAACCAAACATTTTAGGCAATTATTCATCATATAGCTCCATATCAGGATAATATTTTTCAGCGCATTCCCGGCAAATGCTATGGCTGAATTCCGCTTGCGAATGGTCACGTATGTAGGTCTCAATTTGATTCCAGTATCCTTTGTCATCACGAATCTTTTTGCAATGCATGCAAATGGGAAGCAGACCGCGTAACTGCTTTATTTGACTCAATGAACTTTTCAGCTCCTGTGTCTGGCAAAGCAATTCCAGGTCTTTTTCAATCGAGGTCTTAAATTCTGAAATCAATTGCTTGAACGTGTCATTATATGCGTTTTCCTTGTTATCGAGCACACAAATCGTGCCGAAATAATCTTGGTCCGGCCATATGATGGGAAGCCCAAAATAAGAAATCATGTTCAGCTTGACATCCGGATTTTCTTTCCATTCTTCATGTTTCAACGCATTGTCTACGAGAAGTTCCGCGTTATTCCCGATTACCGTTTCACAATAAAGCCCGTGTCCCAGAGAATCACTTGCGCCCTGTTGATAAGGATTTGCCGTATTAGAGCTCTTTAAAAAGACCTGCATCGAGGTGTCGGTAATCTGCATAATCAGTCCTGAGGGAACATCTGCAATTCTGGCGGTTAAATCAATAATTTTTTGCCACTTTTCAACAACAATGTCTTCAATTTTCGGCTTTTCCAAACCCGTTATATTTACTCGTTTTGTAATTCGTTCCTGCCTCAGGAACACATCAGCGTGTCTCTTCACTTCAAAACCTCCACTTCATATGCCGTCTCAATTCCTGCATCTTGAAAAATACACTTCAACGGGCATTATCGGTATGTATTGTATCAGGATATGAAGCCTGACGCTATTTACCCAAAATGTTAGAATTTACCAAATGGGTAAACAGCAATTTTTTGACAGATTTTTCCGTCCTGCAGATGGCGCAGAAGCACGGCTGACAGGGATCTCTGGTTTGGTCACAGCCGATGGTAAATGCAAATAATTTTGACCGGTTCTAGGCACTTCAATGGGGAATCAAGGACGGCACCCGGCCGTCCTGAGGTCAGCCAGCTCATGAAAATCCTTTGGGCGCATCTGCTGCACAGGTCCCCATGCTGGGGCCCATAAAGCTGGCAGCACTCATCTTTTTGGTGACGTCATGACTATCGCATGCCGGGCAGGCGATATCCGGTTCATCGCTGGCAAACACCAGTTTTTCAAATTCATGGGAACAGGTGTTGCACTGGTATTCAAAAATCGGCATCTGGCTCCTCCTGGGTTTTAAAATCATAATCAAGTTGACAATAACATTGATGCACATTTCCCATAATAATCATTCTTTGTTTCCATGCAACCGGTTGACCCGCATCGGAAAATCACATCCCTGAAGAAACCACCACCCGGTTGCGGCCGGCCTGTTTCGCCTGATACATGGCATCATCCGCCATTTTGACCATCCGGTCGGCCATGTCGGCGGTGTTTTGGTCTGTCATATGCAAAGATGAGACCCCGAAGCTGGCGGTCACATGAAACAAAGATCGATCCGGCGAGGTGAACGCCTGGCGTTCAATGGCGGCCCGCAGTTTATCAGCCGTCACCCTGGCGGTTTCCTCTTCTGTTTCCGGCAGCAGCACCACAAACTCTTCGCCGCCATACCGGGCCACAATATCGGCGCTCCGGGTGTTGGACCCGAATAAAACGCTAATGGCCTTGAGCACGTCATCACCGGTCTGGTGGCCATACCGGTCATTGATTGTTTTAAAATGATCGATATCCACCATGAGCAGGCTCATTGGATGGCCATACCGCCGGGCCCGGGCAATTTCCTCATCCAGCCTGGCATGAAAATGCCGGCGGTTGAACACCTGGGTCAGCTCATCCGTGATGGACATTTTCTCAATGGTGTTGTAAGCTTTTGAAAGACTTCCGGCCAGTCGTGAAATCAGAAACAGAATAATCCCCAGCAACGCCAGAGAGGCGGCAATACCCAGACCGATAAAACCAAAGCGGTTTCGGGCCATTTTTTTTTCTGTGTCGCTCACATCAAAAGTCACGCTGATGCCGCCCCGGACATCACCGATCCTGTACCCCTGCTTTGCATGACAGGGCATGCAGCTGTCTTCCACATGCAGCGGCGCCATATACCGGTAAATGGATCGCGTGTTGTCTTTTAGCAGGACATACGTTTCTCTGTTTCCTTCTTCAAAACCGGACAGGGCCGATCTTTCAAAGTCATCCGGGGCATTGTCCGGGTTCAAAGGGATGCGGCTGGTAATATGATAAACGAAATCCCCGGACTGCCGGGCGTATTCAGAAATTTCCCGGGTCATCAGGGCCGGGTTTTTCATGGTATAGACGGTCCCGTCTTTTGCTGTGATGTCCGGATTTTCCAGATAGGGGTTGGATGGATTGTCCGGGCCTTTTTTGACGAACACCCCGCCATGTTCCGCATTCCATCTCCGGGTCAGAACGATGTTCTTAAAATGGGCCCGGGCCGTAGTCAGATATTGTTCAGAGATCAGCCGGTCTGTCTGAACGGCAAATCCGATGAAAATGCCCACGAGAAAAAGGACGACAATAAGGCTGATATTAATGAAAAACCGCTTCCACAGATGTTTCTTTTTCATTGCAGGTACCGGGATTTCCGCCATTTGTCCGCCTTTGATATCTTTTTCACAAAATTTGATTTTGGAATAATTCAAATTTTAACATAGCCGGAGTGAAAACCGAAAGAAAAAAAGGGGCCGCCGGATCAAACAACCGGGTTTCCAGATCCGTCAGGTGCTGGAACCGTCCAGCGCGCTGCGGACCATGCAGGCCAGCTGTGAGATGACAATGGGCTTCATGAGAAATCCTTTGATGCCGATATCTCTGGCGATCTGTTCGTTGATCTTTTCGCTGAAGCCGGTGAAAGACCGGGCGGATTCATTGGCCGCGAGGATACGACCGTCACCGGACAGCACAAAAAACAGATCCTGTGATTGTCGGGTGACATAGCCGTATGCAGCCTGTTCTCGGGTCTCCCACTTCATTTATTATTCCGCAATCAGTGAGGTGAGCCTGTCAAGGGATGGGACATACGTCGTTCCCGAATATTGTCTGGAGATCTCGGTGCCGCCCCAGTTGAAAGCCTGCCCCCCCACAAGGATATCCAGATGCTGGAAATTTCCCCGAATAGCCGCCAATCCGGCTTTCAGTGCCGGCATGTTGAAATAAACGCTCACAGACAATCCCACCAGATCCGGCTTTTCATCCTGGATGTGGGTCAGCATGTGATCCACCGGGGTGTTGGCTCCTATAAACTGGCTGTCCCAACCGTTGAGTTCAAAAATGTCCGCCACCATTTTGCCCCCTACCTGGTGAAATTCGTTGGCCGCACAGGAAATGACCACTTTTCTGTCATTCCCGGCATCGGAGACTGTTTTGTCAAACAACCGGGGATAGACCAGGTTCAGCAACCCTTCGGAAATCGCTGTCACCAGATGTTCTTTGGCCACGGATATTTTGTTGAATTCCCATAAACGGCCCACCTCATACAGGCTTTTTTGAAACAGGTCGGCATACAACGTCTTAATCTCGATATCCCGGTCCAACAGCTGCTGCACGATGCGGGCGCATTCCCGGCGGTTTCCTTCTAACAGCAGGGTCAGGTATTCCTGGTACAACGATTCTGTGATCATTTCTGTGTACCTGTCCCATGAAGGTGATCCGGGTTGTTTGAGACAAATCCTGGCAGATCGGTGTCGGTAATGGCGGTAAATATGGGGATGTTAACGATCAACCAGTTATAAAATGGATCAATTTGTTGCCACGCATCTTCGGACAGTTCTTTTCGCAGCAGGTCCACCCAGATGTTGAGATTGGCGGCCCAGTAGGTGGTTTGAAACCCATGGGACCGGTAAGCCCTGAATACCCAGAGCACGGTTTCCACAAACACGGCGGGTTGATAATCGGAAAACAACGATAACATGAACCGGGGAAAATTGCGGTTGTTATCTTCAGCCATTTGTTCATTGCCCTTGCCCACCAGTTTGGCGAGATCCGGCCGCCCCATGAGCAGGCGGGTGCCTGTGGCGGCAATGTTTTCCCATTTGTGTGCAAACTCCCGGATGGCTGTTTCTCCCGGCGGCTCAAGTTTTTGTGCTTGGGTCAAAAGCTCGTCTTTCATGGTTCTTCTCCTCTGGGATGCGATGGATTACAGGCAATTTTATCATGAATATCTTTATATACCGCCTTTTTGACGCAGATGCAATGCCGGAATCAGGACAAAGCCATTCTCAAAATTCAGCAATGCCGGATGGCCGGTTATGTTGACATCCCATTGTGTCCAGCCCATGAAAATGGTATGTATCCGGCGGTTGCAATGAAAATCGGACCGGTTTTTATTTTAAGGAGGCAAAAAAAAATGGATGGCGATTCCCTGACAACAGAGCACAGGACACAAGACAACAAACTGACAGTGGACACCCGGGGCCATGTGTTGTGCATGGGACTGAACCGGGCTGAGAAACGCAATGCCTTTGACCTGGATCTGTACCGGGAACTGAGCCGTGCCTATGGCGAGCTGCACCGCAATCCAAATCTGAGATGCGGGGTGGTGTATGCCAAAGGCGATCATTTCACCGCCGGCCTGGATCTGCCGAAATGGGCACCCTGTTTTTCCAAAGGGCAGTTTCCTGAACTGCCTGAAGACGGGATGGACCCTTTGGGCCTGGACCCGGACAGACAGGTGAAAAAACCCGTGGTCATGGCGGTTCAGGGAATCTGTCTGACCATCGGTCTGGAGCTGCTGCTGGCCTGTGATATCCGGGTGGCGGCAGATACGGCCCGGTTCGGGCAGATCGAGATCAAGCGGGGCATCTACCCCGTGGGGGGTGCCACAGTCCGTCTTTTCCAGGAAGTCGGCTGGGGAAACGCCATGCGCTATCTGTTGACGGGTGATGAAATCACGGCCAAAGAAGCGTTTCGTCTGGGTCTTGTCCAGGAGGTGACATCACCGGATGCCTGCCTGGACACTGCCATGGCAATCGCTCAAACCATTTCAAAACAGGCCCCTTTAGGGGTTGCCGCTTCCCTGAAATCCAGCCGTCTGGCCCGGTCACACGGGGACCAGACAGCCATTGACCGCCTGCTGCCCGACCTGATGCCGTTAATGAACTCCCGGGATGTTCAGGAAGGTCTGGCCTCTTTTATGGAACGACGGGAGGCCCGGTTCAAAGGCATCTGACAGAACCGGAAACACCTGGAATCAAATCACGGCTTCAAATTTTGGAATAATGCCGCCCACCACCGGTTCATAGTAACGATACACGGTTTCTTCTCCGATCAGCGCAGTGATCTGTTTCTGGATGGATTGCCGTTGTTCACTGTTTTTCCAGTTATTCCAGGAATCCATGGAATCCCAGGTGCTGACAACCAGATATTCGCCTTCTGAATCCAGAGAAGCAAAGGATTGATCCGTGATATACCCGGGCTGGATGCTGGCCTGGGATCTCAGGCGGACAATCAGAGGGGCCAGCTGGGATGCGATTTTTTTGTCTTCCACTTTTCTTTGGATAATAACACAGACTGACATCACGACCTCCTTTTTAATACGCCATGGGCGTTGTATGCAGAACGTTTTGTCCAGTAAACAAAAAATACCAGATTCAAACCATTGTGACAACTGGTTTTAAAATTCCCGGGTCCCCCTTACAGGATGGCATCGTTTTGATTTTTCCGCAGAGCCACTGGCTTGCCGATAATCTCGGCCCAGACCACGGCCTGCCGCAGGCTGGGCCGACGGCCATATGGGTGAAGGGTCGGCGGCGGCACCTCATCTGAAGAATGCGGGGTCTTTATTTCCAGGCCTTGAACCGGGCGTTCAGGTGCTATTTTCTGAATCGGATCCCTGGTTTGATTCCGGGTGGCGGCGCGCTTTTTTTCCGTTTCCTGTGCCGATGGCATCTGACGTTCTTCCTGAATCATCTCGTCTTCAGAAAGTTCATCCCAGAAAGTGGGGTCTGATGATTCCGTTTCCGGTTGCTGTTGCTGTCGTTGCTGTCGGGCCTGTTTTTCCAGTTCCTGCAACGATTCTTGTATCTGGTCTCTGATTTTGTGAAAAAAAGAAAACATGGCTGGCTTGGCCGTCTGTTTTTTCTTTGTCAACTTTTTTTTCTGTCTGGCCTTCAGTCCCCTGACCAGGGTGGTAATAATCAGAAAGAAAAACACCAGAACCAGATTAATAAGGGTTTCCTGATCCATAAAAACTCCTTAGGTAAGACGGCAGACTTTTCATACAGATATTTTTGTCTGTGTGAAAAGCCCGCCTTTTCTCACCTCAACGGTTACGTGGTTTGATCATCCTGGCCGGTACGGGTTTCTCCCTTGGAGATCTGGTCCCGCATCTTTGTGTCCGCGGCCACATTTTTCATTTTGTAATAATCCATGATGCCTAAATTGCCGCTTCTGAAGGCTTCTGCCATGGCCAGGGGCACCTGGGCTTCCGCCTCCACCACCTTGGCCTGCATCTCCTGGACCCGTGCCCGCATCTCCTGTTCCGTGGCAAATGCCATGGCCCGTTTTTCCTCTGCCTTGGCCTGGGCAATTTTCTTGTCTGCCTCGGCCCGGTCGGTTTCCAGTTCCGCGCCGATGTTTTTGCCCACATCCACATCCGCAATATCAATGGACAGAATTTCATAGGCCGTACCGGCATCCAGGCCTTTTTTAAGGACTGTCTTGGAAATCATATCCGGGTTTTCCAGCACCCGTTTGTGGGTCTCCGCAGACCCGATGGTG belongs to Desulfotignum phosphitoxidans DSM 13687 and includes:
- a CDS encoding lipid II:glycine glycyltransferase FemX — translated: MQLSVTPKKVTHLLPTDIIFQTEYWAEVKARLGWQPCAYDIEDQESGKDMLVLFKPLKDGIYAAYIPQGPEFGPCRENYGSYLESLSESIMDQMNSDVAFIRYDLPWESPYTDILDQNPAHEVPEERIREIRMNFGTRRWNFRKTPVDMTVADSYIIDIDGTEDRMLSRMKSKTRYNIRLAARKGVRVHVASTRALPVFHRLHLETAKRKGFLVREYPYFETLFASQKENVDPCEVKLMLAVHGKDVLAGAIVAITKQTAYFLYGASAMTKRNFMASYALHWETIRYAKSQNCKIYDMGAVSPACFPDHPFFGLYRFKTGFGGRVAHRAGSWDYPIDPDVYATFRNWEEINRGGCGNGPFYKGSQN
- a CDS encoding O-acetylhomoserine aminocarboxypropyltransferase/cysteine synthase family protein, which translates into the protein MNQPLHFDTRAIHEGIKDHDWEGATLPPIFQTAAHFHDTAADLGQTFAGERSDHIYMRLTNPTNRFLEERLASLESGQASVVTASGMAAISNACMTLLRAGDEFVASSSLFMSTYALFTNIFKKYGITVRLADPLNLEDIAAQITDKTRFIYMETITNPGMEIPDLKQIADLAHDKGVPLMVDNTLSSPWLCRPIELGADIVVHSTTKYFSGHGAALGGVVVDAGNFDWNTDRFADFAPFVEQKGNLAFLHRLFKEHHVNFGTTAAPFHSFLTVLGLSTMGVRMERHMTNAVQAATFLRDHPKVTWVNFVGFPDHPCHGMARKQFGGKGFGTMLTFGLADQDACFRLVDNLSLILNLANLGDCKTLIIHPYSSQYVSFPRELKDRLADPCLLRFSVGIEHIDDICGDLSAALETV
- the metX gene encoding homoserine O-acetyltransferase MetX — translated: MSEYIDHDQHGTTVGPVEKQFFTFAGKEDPFLLESGAEIHPVTLAYETCGTLNADRSNAVLILHALSGDSHVAGYYTPEDPKPGWWDIMVGPGKGIDTDKYFVICTNILGSCMGSTGPASINPETGIPYGTDFPLITIGDMVRAQKILVDHLGIQKLLAVVGGSVGGMQVLEWCVRYPDHVASAVALATTCRHSALAIAFNEVARQSIMADPHWCNGHYYGKAKPGMGLAIARMIGHITYLSDESMRLKFGRRLQNKSALSFEFGAEFQVESYLQYQGRKFIERFDANSFLYITKAADYFDLAREHGKGSLVKSFSKCLARFLVVSYTSDWLYPTYQSREMVTAMKKNNLDVSFCEIEAQWGHDAFLLPNDKLNHLMTGFLRRVSHESAPV
- the metW gene encoding methionine biosynthesis protein MetW → MNPLRYDLQIIASWITPGAKVLELGCGEGDLLLWLRQNRQVKERGIEIKESKVVKCIEKGISVLQGDINREIMDYPDQAFDFAICSQTLQQVYDPVFLIRSMLRVADQCVVSFPNFGHYKTRIQLMFTGCAPVTKELPYEWYDTPNIRVLSLRDFENFTRQAGFKILKKAAINTKNHQMEGKIITFLPNLSATYGIFLIGHQ
- a CDS encoding enoyl-CoA hydratase/isomerase family protein, with product MAFQDILVTTPADHVGTITLNRPEQMNTFSTRMARELNQALLDLDADPGIRVILIKGAGKAFCAGIDVTELAGKTPLEYQAWIETMEQPLVTISKLNKPVIAQVHGVAVANGMGLAAAADLVMAADTMRMGLTAINVGLNCVGPIIPVSRCVGRKKALELLLYGDLIKAPEALSLGLVNKLVPKEDLDNQALAWAAELAKKSPIAVRIAKTAFYRSEDLHYEARFAYMNEAFARLCTTDDAKEGVSAFFEKRSPQWQEK
- a CDS encoding methyltransferase, with the translated sequence MTHTTDWHPGTLLELSGYYWKTCTLHAAVKLDIFTLIGNDILTAREIAQKTGWDDRGTTMLLDALAAMALLTRTASGYANTPAANRFLSKDSDQYIGYMILHHHHLADSWVRMDEAVTQGGPVREQSSISSDQWREAFLMGMFNNAMATAPDVAQSVDLSGCNRLLDMGGGPGTYAIHFCRANPDLTAVVFDLATTRPFAEKTIARFGLSDRIQFAEGDYTTGDVPLAQVFDAAWLSHVLHGEGPEKAAEIVTHAAKALVSGGQMLIHDFILTDTRDRPEFAALFSLNMLLGTESGQSYSESEIREMMTAAGLTNITLLDFTGPTQSRILKGMKS
- a CDS encoding HD-GYP domain-containing protein; translation: MPAEILSKPGKLTDIEFALIKTHANTGYNIIADIEFPWPIARMILEHHEKMNGTGYPRGLSGDEILPESRILCVADVVEAMSSHRPYRPALGLEIALEEISRNQGVLYDTAAVDTCLALFNNGKFRFD